The stretch of DNA gatttcaatcactcctacatcaccccttctatctaaAAGATAGGTAATTCAGTAAAAGACTTCGATCAATACAAGACTTGTACAGACCCCcttcagttttggacttaacaatgtcaaactgaaactcttagtttcaatGTCGTTTATCAGTTCACAACTGATCTGAAActacttagcacaactgatctctaaAAGATCGAAAATTACAACAATAAGTGTTTGTGCTTATAAGCTCGATGTATAGCCTTGAATTCTATGAATGTGTTTGTTAAGTGTGAGATTTTGAAATCTTTTGACTATGAACAGAAAGTTTGTGAGGACATTTCAGCAGGATAACAGCTTGGTAGTTTTGTTCGTTATATCTGTCTCAGCTGCTCTTctcggctatttataggctttgttTCCAATGATAACAATGAATACGTTTGAATCTTTCTATTCATTGTTTGCCATGTCAATACCCTTCTGAAAATCGTACACTATAGTATTACTGAAATGCGGCATTCCCACTACATGTTGCAGTCTGCCTTTGTAAAATTGTCGGTTGATAGTTACAttccttaactgatgacgtgtcatACTATCTTATCAGTTTGACACAGCCGATAGAGTTAGCTGATAGCTCTCAACTGATTGTAgtaaaactgatcagttccaactgatcatcCAGTCCACTACATAGTTCAGTTAGCTTAGTTAAGTTGTCTTAGCTGCGCACTAATCTTAGTTAAGCATCAATTCTTTTCagtcttcttgatcagttagttcAATCTTTATATTCTTGGTTTGTCAAACTTCCAAAATTAAGTTTGCAACACCTTTTTCTACATTCCAAACTTAGAAGGCCTTGAAGTATGGTGAAAAAGCCGACAATAATGAAAGAATTAAACGAAGGAATCGAGctcaagctataaaatattttaGGGTTGCGATAGTTTCTGAAAGCTTTTCCGGAAGCGTAATCGGGAATTAACCCGGACTGCAAAGTACAATTTCAACTTAAATTGATAGCTATAGTGTAGCACTAATATCTATGGAACCTTATTGAATGGCTTCAACTGAAATTAATGAGCTAAAAGAGCAACTCCAAGATTTTTTAGACAAGAAACAAATCATTCCAATTGCCTCTCCTTAAGGAGCTCCagtcttatttgtaaagaaggaGGGTGAAAGTACAAGGTTGTGTATCTATCTACAAAGAACTCAATACTATCATAATAAAGAACAAATGTCATCTTCAAAGAATAGATTATCTTTTTGATCAGTCAAAATGAGGtaagaattttttttcaaaGCTCGATCTAAGGTCAGACTACCACAACTGAAGGTCAAAGTAGAGGATTTTCCTAAAGCAGCCTTCAAAACAAGGTATGAACATTATGAGTTCATGATAATACCTTTTGATCTGACAAATGCTCCAACAACATTCATAgatctcatgaacagagtgGTCAATAAATTCTTCGACAATTTTGAGGTAGTATTTGTTGATGGCATTGTTGCATATTCAAAAATGAGGAAGACTGCACGGAACATCTTCGTCGAACTCTACCGgcgaagtgtgaattttggctcaAAAGTGTTACATTCTTACATCATATAATCTTTGAAATAGACACATCAGTGGAACACAAGAAGGTGGAGGCAATCATGGACTGGCATTGACAGTAAACTGGAATAGAAATTCGAAGCTTTCTGGGATTAGTCGGCTATTATagaaaatgttttaaatgattcTTTTCAATAGTTATTCCCTGACCAATCTTATTAGAAGAACTCTAAATTCAATTAGAGTGAAGAATGTGAGAAGAGTTTTTAGATACTGAAAAAGAAACTCGCTTCTACGTCAGTATTAGTACTTCCCAAATAAGACAGGAATTTCACAAGTCACAATGTTATATCAATGGGAGGATTGTGATGTGTTCTCATTCAAGAGGGGAAAGTAATCGCGTATGCATTAATGcaaataaaatcatgtgagcaattACCCAACACATGATATTGAATTAGCCACAATAGTATTTGTGCAAAAGATCCGGAGGATCAACTTTTTTGGTGCCAAATGTGACATAATTACCAATCACTAAAGCCTTAAATACCGTTCATACAAAAGGAATTAAACATGAGGCATAAACGGTTgatcaaaataatgaaagaTTATGACAAACTCACTACAGTGCCTACAAGAATCAATGAAATTGAATCAAGACCAAGATCTTTCCTTAACAAAAATTAAAGAACTAGAAATTTTTAGTCCACCttggcagtaccaagatgtgTGCCGAGatttaaagaatttttttttgaaataaaatgaaACAAGATTTGGCTGCTAGGTGTTAAACTTTTCAACAAGAGAGAACATCAAAGGCCTAAATGACCCTTTCAACCACTAGAAATACAGATAAGGAGATAAGagcatatttctatggacttttgtGATAGAACTACAAAAAATAAAGACAAAATCATGATGAGATTTTAATAATGGATAGGTTAACAAATCCGCATTTCCTACATGTccatataaattataatttggaCAAGGTGGCAACCTTGTTTATAGAAAATATTGTAAGACTACACAGTGTTTTGGCAAGCATTTTGTCCGATAGGGACCCAAATTTTGTTCTGATTTTGGAAATTTTTCTTTAAGTCATGGATACCAAGATCACTCTCAGCACATTTTGTCAATCCCAAACTGATAGCCAAACTCAGAATAAAAATACATACTCTTGAAGTTATTCTTAGGGCATGTGCCATAGACTTCAGAGGAAATTTAAGTAAAAACCTCCCCTTGATTGAATTTGCCGATAataataattatcgtggaagtATTGAAATGGCTCCTTAAAAGGCCATGTATGGACGAAAGTGTAGGTCACCTATATATTGGAATTAATCGGAGAGGAAGATATCACGGTACATGAAATGTTCAAGTAATTTTTGATAAAGTAGTTCTTGAAGATACAAGTAATATTTGTTCTTGTTCGAGTTCAACCAAGGTTCTATCCAAACGTCGATCAAGTTCGAACCATGCCTTTGTTTTattgtaagtgggcttatatatttttttaaaggcttatgtatgttttaaattttaatcataTACTGTATGTTTTGCTATAATCGTTTGCTTTATATTTTCATCTTTTGCTAAGTTCTAATCCGATCCGATTCATTCCATTCGTTTCGTTTCAATTTGATCTGCCTGATCCATCTCAATGGATAAATTTCGCACTTTTTCTGTGTTAGAACAAATACCACATTATTTGTATTTCTCATATGTAAAGacattgttttttttaattagatTGGTTTTTGGCTATTTGCTTCGAGTCATATTGTTTTCAATGAAATTGTTAAAATATATTGGATGTCATCTACGCCTCAGTCTCTCAGGGCTTGACAATAAAAAGTTGACTTTGCAATTATATATACAACAtgagaattttaattaattggaaGTAAAAATATCCTATGGGATTAggattataaattttaattagagCGGGATTCCTAATgtgattaagaatttaaaatttataaatatttcattgttgtttatttgaaataaaacaaattttgcaacaaaatttttcCCCCTCTCCTCTTTCaagaaaaatttcggccacttcAATTTTTCACAAGCCGTCGGAATTCCGAAATTCCGGCGATCCAATTTTGACGCAAATTTCGTTTATATCTTTAGTGTGATCTATACGGGAAATCAAGTCTCTGATCGTTGACCATAATCAACTATCGAAAAGGAGCAAAATCCGTTCATATGAATTATAAGAATGCCCGACTCCGCTAATCCATGATTGGTTTGGTGTCCCGCGGTAAATATGAAATGATAAACAAATCTACACCGTATGGATGTTGTAAGTCATATACCATCCAATGAATGTTTTGAAtgtcaaaacaaaaaatttaaacttatgATGCGTCTtagatgcaagaaaacggtACTCCAACATCTAATATTGATGAAAGTGCAACGATGTCTCTGTAAAGAAAGCATTCAAAACAttatattttaacatattatatgatttaaaagatttaagttTCAATGGTTTGGAAGATTGGATCCAGTCGTATGTCCAGCTCCATTCAGTAATGATATATTCTTGATACGTGCTTTCGATACTGCATCGGCAAATGACTTGTCTATTAATCATTTGATTTCAGTACTAATATTTTTTACTTTGGCataaaaaagaaatatatttaaaaacatataaatttatataatttcatttattatttttccttttcgTCGAAGCCAAAAGGTACAATAACCATAGAAGGAACTAAAACACAAGGCATAAACAACGTACACCCTCATTTGCCCCAAAGCAACGATGTCtaacaataaattaaaatattgtcTGTCTACTCATAATTAAAGCTGAAACAATGACAaggtatttatttaaaaatcatgGAGGTCCAATTCCTGGAGAACTCCGGGACACTGGGCATGAATGTTCTTCGTCATGAACCCGAGAGGGTTCGCGAAGCGGACCGTGGTGTGCATGCCCGAGTTCTCGGTGCACACGATCCGGGATTTCTCAACTTCGGTCATCGGCTCATTGCAGTCTTCTAGAGGACTCTTGACCGGAGTCACTTCACACATATCGTTCTCGTGATCTCCAACTACTTGTAAGCTATAGTGTCCGTCCGCGTTGGTTACACCTTGTACGTCGTATGTGACCTTCCCCGTTACGTCGTCTGTGCATACTAAACGCACGGTTGCGCCTGCAGATTATGAACATCCAGCATTGAGTTAAAATTATGGAATGCATGTATAAATTTTCGTACAAAAACTTTCACTACAAGATgggaaaattataattttttcccCATAAGTTGGTCTGATTTCCCCAAGTTTGTTCCATTTTTACTTTTAGTTATTTTTCTTCGGGATATTTGGTGTCACACATTGATGACGTGACTAGATATTTCTTTGTACAAAAGGGACTATCCAACTTCTTGAATCAAAACCAAACTGTAGGATCCTGATGATCGAGAACAAATCAAAGCATGTCAACGTACTagataaattttgaaaattttcctGAACACACGGGGGAAAACATGGTTAAAGCGAGAACCTGGGAGCTTTTGGCTGAGGGTGGTCTGGAACTGTACGCGGCAAGGGTCGCAGTATACGTCTCCTTCGATGTTGAACACTTGATCATGGCCGTGTGCGATTGTGGAAATGGCAAGGGTGATGCAGATCGCGGAGACGAGAGCAACAACCTTTGCCATTTTAAATACCTTTTCTCTTGCTGCGTTTACAATTATTGATTGATTCATTTGAAGTGGCATTCTTATAGAATAACACAGAGGACGAGCTGTTATTAAGGCCATCTTTTGAGGGCATCCATCCAAGTTCTAGATGCAAGTGTGCTTGATCCGATATTCAGGTTGATATGTTTAAGGGTATAAattaaagagtgagtctcatgtgagaccgtctgagagatcttaatctgtgagacgggtcaatcttaccgataattacaataaaaagtaatactcttaacataaaagtaatactttttcatggataactcaaataatagatctgtctcacaaatatgatctgtgagaccgtcttacacaaatttttgcctaaatTTAAATTCATATACACCATCCATATGTCCCAAGTTCTTATATTCAGATGTAGTATAGATTAAACTCGAATACTCAGACAATTATTTTTAGTCATCTAACTTGCACGTTTTTATGTTAATCCCTATAATATTCAAGTAATTTATGTGAGCAAATAAATAGTGACAAAATGCATGTAACTTAATTTTAACTGATTTGAGATTATGAACTTGTTTAAAGATTTCATAATTATTCACAACTGAGCAAGAGATTTGTCTTTATGCGTTTTCGAAATTATTACTGTTGAATTTCTAACCAAATTTgtggaaataattttttaaaattaaaaaaattgaaatatggaCATTCAAGATGTGCCGCGAAGAATTGCATAATTATTTGATAACCAAAAGATTTGTCTTGTGGGACAAACTTTATATATCGATAATAAGTGCCGAATTTGGGAATTGCCCTGCCTCAATAtcttaataataaataaataataagggaAATTTAGATGTTAATTAAAAGGAAATTTGGAAAATAGATAACGTGTATATCAAAATTAGTGATTATATCCATTTTCAAAAGTAAAAAAATTGTTATTATATATACTGTTAATCGAATGATCAGAAGTCAGTAACGTTGATATGGGCTTTACGTGTGTGTCTATATGTATGTATTGActattgatatatataatattcattatatatttaaatgtgTTATCATTATTATACAAGAATAAGGTCTACTTTAAACATAACACAATAACATTTTGAGACATGCAGCAAGATCGCAGTCAATTTTATAAGACGAGTCTTAaatctatgaaaaatattatttttatattcaaaataatatttttcactaTAAAAACATCCTTTTTTGTTAGTtatattatgaaaaaatattgtataATATATGTTGATTTTAGTTAAAAACATCCGACCCATGAAAAGTGATCTATATCGTTTTCACGTGTTTATTTTGTTATTTCGAGTCTCATTCTTGCATATTTCGTTTATTTTCCAACTGTTTGAgttatttatatatgttttgcATATTTTGCGTCCCTTATGTGTTTCGGGTTGACTTGTAGGTGAATTAATTAGGAAAAGATGGAATTATTGGCCAAGGTCGAGCATGGAGCGCTAGGCGGATGAAACTGATCACCCCAGCGCACAAAGGATGAAAACAAGGCACACTTGCGCAGAGCTTGCGTAGGGCGGGTGATTTTTTCTGCCCCAGCGCACCCGactaaaaaagaaaataagaatTTCGCAAATCTCGCACAAGCATGAGTGATTTTGTCTACCCCGGTGTGAACTAATATGGAAAAAATATACATCGActtgttttcatttttttggATTCTCCCCTACATGGAAAGCGTAATACACGGTCTTGAGGCATAATTCATCACTTTTGGACATATCAATTCAACTTTGAAGAGTTGTCGCGCAATGAAAAAGACTAGAGTCGAGGAATCGAGAAGAATTCGAGATTTCCACACAACATGGATCAACTCCAGAAGTTGTTGGACAAAAAGCAAATCCGACTTAGTGCATCTCCATGGGGAGCCCCGGTACTATTTGTGAAAAAAAAGACGAGAGTATGAGACTATATATCGAATATAGAGAGTTGAATAAGATCAtgataaacaaaaaaataaatgccATCTCCTGAAGATAGATTACCTTTTCGATCTGTTATAATGAGGCAAGGATTTTTCAAATCTTGGTTTGAGGTCAGATTACCATCAACTGAATGTCAAGGCAGAGGATATTACTAAAACAACCTTCATAACATGATATGGACAATATGAGTTTATGGTAATGCTTTTTGGCTCGACCAATGCTCCAGTAgcattcatggacctcatgaatagAGTATTCAAACCATACCTCAATAGGTTCATGATTGTATTTATAGACGACATCCTTGTGTACTCATCAAATAAAGAAGATCACAAGGAACATCTTCGTCTCACTCTACAGAAATTCAGAGAAAAAGAACTATAGTGCCAAATTTAacaaatgtgaattttggctaacGAGTGTCATCTTATTGGGCCATATAATCTCCGAATTACGCATTTCAATAAATCCCAAGAAAGTGGAGGCGATTATAGACTAGCCTCGACCAAAATCAGTAAAGGAAATACGAAAACTTTTTGTTTTAGCTggttattataaaaaatttgttgaaggattttctTCAATATCCATACCTCTCACTAAACTCACACATAAGAATGCGAGAATGGTTTTCAGATTCTGAGAAAGAAACTTGCATCTACAACAGTACTAGTACTCCCGAAGATGGCAAGGACTTCACTATCTATAGTTATGCATTGAATGGGGATTGGATGTGTGCTTATGCAGGATGCTCAAGTAATTTCCTACGCGTCAATATAATTAAAACCTTATGAGCAAAATTACACAACTCATGACCTTGAGTTGACAGGGGAGTCAAATACTAGAGCCTCAAATACTTATTCACAAAAAAGAACTAAACATGAGACATGGGCGGTGGATCGAAGTCTTGAAGAATTAGATTTAACAATCAACTAACATTCCGGGAAAAGCAAATAATGTAGATAATGTGTTAAGCCTAAGAGACATGGGAAAAGTAAACTTATCGTCTCTTTAAGATCAAACATGTCTTCAAAAACCATCAAACTGAAGCAAAATAAAGGTTCCtccataattaaaattaagGAACAACTCCAAGTACGAAAAGTCCGAGAATTTCAAACAGATGAGAAAAACGTCCTTTGGATGCAAGGACGTTTGTGCGTCCCAAACATCGACAAAATTCAacatgaagtgatgtctgaggCACATTAGTCAAAATTTTCAGTCCACCCTGGGAGCACCAAGATGACTggtggaatggaatgaagaaggatgtaGCTGGCTTTGTCTCTAGATGTTAAATCTGTCAACAGTTCAAAGCCAAACATCGGCGAGCTGGAGGAATCCTACAACCGCTAGAAATACCAACATGGAAGTGAGAAaaatttccatggactttgtggtagGATTAACAAAATCAAGACAACATCATGATGGAATCTGGGTTATCATTGATCGACTAACCAAATCTGCACACTTCCTACTGGTTCAAATGAGCTACAATCTGGGTAAACTAGCCACCCCGTACATGGAAAACATAGTAAGATTGCACGGTGTTCCGGCAAGCATATTATCCGACAGAGACCCAAGATTTGTGTCGATGTTCTGGAAAAGCTTCCAAGAAGCCACGGGGACCAAGATCACCCTCAGCACGAATATCACTCTCAAACAGGTGGCCAAACTGAAAGAACAATTCAAACACTGGAAGACATGATAAGGGCGTGTGTACTAGATTTATGTTGGAACTAGAGTGAACATCTAACTCTAATAGAGTTTCCTTATAATAACAGTTACCACAGTAGTATCAAAATGGCTCCTTATGAAGAGCTTTATGAACGAAAGTGTAGGTCGCCACTATACAAGGATGAAATCGAAGAAAATTCCATCACGGGACCTGAACTGGTGCAAAAAACAGTTAAGAAAGTAGCTGTCATCAGAGAGAAACTAAAAGCAGCGCAAGAATGGAAAAAGAGTTGTGATCACTTGAAGAGAAGACCGTTGGATTTTGAAGAAGGCTTATGTAAAAGTTTCACCAATGAAGGGAGTTTCCGCTTCAGCACATCGGGAAAATTAAACCCGAGGTAGGTCAAACCCTTCGAAATCATTGGAAAAGTTTGAACCTTAGCTTATcaattagctttgccaccgaaCATGTCATGAAACGTctttaattcatttttctttaaaatgtactagaaattttttttaaattttttttctaaaatcctTAGGTTTCGgctacacacacaaatatatatatatatatatatatatatatatatatatatatatatatataaatatatatatataaacatatatctttatatatatataaactcaaCATCTATTTTACTCAAAATTCATAACTGAAGTAAAATTCGTAAAATCGTAGACGTCAAACAAACCTAAAACtagcatttttcaaaaaatagcaTAAACTTCATCAATCATCTCAAAAACAACCCTTACTTCCAAAAgtaatcaaattttttaaagtaATGTAAAATCAATAGCTGTGTAGAAAAACTAGTAATGCATAGGTCCTCAGGTTAGTGCACCATCCGCCCAGCTAGTTCAGTCATCCAACCCTCCTGTCTCAAAAGTAAATTCATCAACTTGCATCATTCACagctagtgagtctattgattCATCAAGTCTTAACCATCCTTTCATTTTTCGTTCGATTGATAAATCTTAGATGTAACCATGGTACTAGGCGGCAGGGCAACAATAACCATTTTTTCATTCTAGCCTATGGAAATTTGGTATTGGGTTCCACGGGACTTAGCCCCTCAATCGGTTCCACTGATGCTTAGTCCTCACGAATCCTCATTTACTTACCGTCACAATTAAGTcacttcattcaaaatattttcaacatttccataacttttataaaaatacatgcatagatatcattttccttttaaaccaaacatgcaacatgtcttttagaaTTTAACATTTTCGATTATAAAACTCCATATTGTTTCAAAATAAccattttaacattcattatAGCATTCAAAGAAACTACCACGATTCTAAACATTTTACAGGTATAAAATGAATGTTTTACTCTTGAAACCCTAATTTCCCATTTAAACCCTGGACCTTAACACTTCCACCTAAATCTATCCAAACTTACCATAACACCTTAAAACACTCccataaacatttcttagacCTAAACTTAAGTCCCTTAACTAAATTTGTAATTCGTTATAAAACTTGAACTGAAGTCttgttttaacccgaatcaacccaaATCCTAACCAAAATTTTAACCATAGTTTACTAACTCCTAATTAACCCTTTCTCATCCCAATTCATGCCATTTAAAATCTTTGGAAACCAAGTAGTAAGCTACTgaaatttgttgcaaaaattgtCCAAACCTTAGCTTTAACAAACCATGTGCTCCTTCGACCCTAGCCTTTAACCAACATGACCAGCCCCTGACCAGCCATTCTAGGACTTAGACCAAACCTTTAGGACCCAATTGGACCATCCCTAGCGAGACATGAACGATGTCGTGCATGGTTCGTCCATCTTGCACTCGGCCACGGCTAGGTTGTGCCCTAGCTGTGCGCCTACCCCTCCTAGCCTCTCCAGCCATGCGTGGACACCAGGGCTCAGTGCCAAGACCCTCACAAGCCCAATTCCTTGCTTGGAAAGTACCCCATGCGGCCTCCCCCTTTTATCCTTCCAAAACCATGCCCTAGCTTTTGTTGAAACGAAAAAAAAGCGTGCAGCCCTTTCACTTCCTTCCCAGCCTTTAACCGTGCATCTAAGAGTCCATAAACCTGCTGTAAATCGAGCCCCTAACATCTCTAACCTAGCAGCCCCTTCCCTTTAACAAAAACCATCAAGAATCATGTAAGAAAAATAATGTTTTCCATGTATAAACCCTTAAAAACGAAAATACCATGATGTTTTGAGATTTTTCATGCAAGAACACATATCCGCACATAATATGGTACGAATGATGAGAAACAAAAGAATAAGACGTGCCTTTGCGTGATTCACGCACGAAAATTCAATTATTGAGGCGAAGGAACGTTGGTGGAGGGACACAGAAGACTCTTGCTGCGTTTTTCCTCTTTAAATTGACGTGAAGTGTCTTGGATGTGTGGGTGTGTGCGTGTGAGGTGGGGAGATAAAACCCTAAGATTCTAGTAGTGAAGTGCGGGAGTTTTGAAGTGTTTAGGGTTTTTGGAAATCCATAATTTGGTTATAAATAATAAGGTAGTTAATTGGGCCTAATAACATAGTATAATAAGTTTATTAGAGTGTAGAAAAATATCTCGTTTAAGAatgttttcgaaaatattaatcGAGCTTAAAAAAATTCCATGTTTTCGTCAAAAATTGATTACCtgtttaaaatacgactcggtaagtaaaaacatatcaaaagacaccattttcaaaatttacacCTTTGATATgccatatataaaataattaaaaataatcatttaataaaaaaaatttcccttTTCAGCCACGGTCTCCGTTCCTTGGTCGCGTCTTGAATAAACCCtgaaacacagttttatgcattctaatagAAAACTGTACTTAAACATGAAAACATGTCTGCCAAATTTAATCAatgaaattaaaatgatttaattaagCATTTTTCATTTTCCGAGATTTGTATACAGTTTGATTACGTTATCGCATTTTGGACTTTACTATTCTTCCTCCATCCCTTAAATgaaatttcatcctcgaaattaagactcactgaataactccgggtagcgactcctcatgtcAGTCTCAGTTtccatgtagcttcctccttcGAATAATTTAGCCACTCGACTTTGACCTTGTGAATGACCTTATTCTGGAGCCTTCTTCTTGACTATCTAGAATTTACGTAGGT from Primulina eburnea isolate SZY01 chromosome 6, ASM2296580v1, whole genome shotgun sequence encodes:
- the LOC140833387 gene encoding anther-specific protein LAT52-like codes for the protein MPLQMNQSIIVNAAREKVFKMAKVVALVSAICITLAISTIAHGHDQVFNIEGDVYCDPCRVQFQTTLSQKLPGATVRLVCTDDVTGKVTYDVQGVTNADGHYSLQVVGDHENDMCEVTPVKSPLEDCNEPMTEVEKSRIVCTENSGMHTTVRFANPLGFMTKNIHAQCPGVLQELDLHDF